One window from the genome of Choloepus didactylus isolate mChoDid1 chromosome 2, mChoDid1.pri, whole genome shotgun sequence encodes:
- the RO60 gene encoding 60 kDa SS-A/Ro ribonucleoprotein, whose product MEESINQMQPLNEKQIANSEDGFVWQVTDMNRLHRFLCFGSEGGTYYIKEQKLGLENAEALIRLIEDGRGCEVIQEIKSFSQEGRTTKQEPMLFALAICSQCSDISTKQAAFKAVSEVCRIPTHLFTFIQFKKDLKESMKCGMWGRALRKAIADWYNEKGGMALALAVTKYKQRNGWSHKDLLRLSHLKPSSEGLAIVTKYITKGWKEVHELYKEKALSVETEKLLKYLEAVEKVKRTKDELEVIHLIEEHRLVREHLLTNHLKSKEVWKALLQEMPLTALLRNLGKMTANSVLEPGNSEVSLICEKLCNEKLLKKARIHPFHVLIALETYKTGHGLRGKLKWRPDEDILKALDIAFYKTFKTVEPTGKRFLLAVDVSASMNQRVLGSILNASAVAAAMCMVVTRTEKDSYVVAFSDEMVPYPVTADMTLQQVLMAMNQIPAGGTDCSLPMIWAQETNTAADVFIVFTDNETFAGSIHPAVALKQYRKKMDIPAKLIICGMTSNGFTIADPDDRGMLDMCGFDTGALDVIRNFTLDVI is encoded by the exons atggaGGAGTCAATAAACCAAATGCAGCCACTGAATGAGAAGCAGATAGCCAATTCTGAAGACGGATTTGTATGGCAGGTCACTGACATGAATCGACTACACCGGTTCTTATGTTTTGGTTCTGAAGGTGGAACTTATTATATCAAAGAACAGAAGTTGGGCCTTGAAAATGCTGAAGCTTTAATTAGATTGATAGAAGATGGCAGAGGATGTGAAGTGATACAAGAAATAAAGTCATTTAGTCAAGAAGGAAGAACCACAAAGCAAGAACCAATGCTCTTTGCACTTGCCATTTGTTCCCAGTGTTCTGACATAAGCACAAAACAAGCAGCATTTAAAGCAGTTTCTGAAGTTTGCCGTATCCCTACACATCTCTTTACTTTTATCCAGTTTAAGAAAGATCTGAAGGAAAGTATGAAATGTGGCATGTGGGGTCGTGCCCTAAGGAAGGCTATAGCAGACTGGTACAATGAGAAAGGTGGCATGGCCCTTGCTCTGGCAGttacaaaatataaacaaagaaatgGCTGGTCTCACAAAGATCTGTTAAGATTGTCACACCTTAAACCTTCCAGTGAAG GACTTGCTATCGTGACCAAATATATTACAAAGGGCTGGAAAGAGGTCCATGAATTGTATAAAGAAAAGGCACTTTCTGTGGAGactgaaaaattattaaagtatTTGGAGGCTGTAGAGAAAGTGAAGCGCACAAAAGATGAACTGGAAGTAATTCATCTAATAGAAGAACATAGATTAGTTAGGGAACATCTTCTAACAAATCACTTAAAGTCTAAAGAG GTATGGAAGGCTTTGTTGCAAGAAATGCCTCTTACTGCGTTATTAAGGAATCTAGGAAAGATGACTGCTAATTCTGTGCTTGAACCAGGAAattcagaagtatctttaatATGTGAAAAACTGTGTAatgaaaaactgttaaaaaaa GCTCGTATACATCCATTTCATGTTTTAATTGCATTAGAAACTTACAAAACAGGTCATGGGCTCAGAGGAAAACTGAAGTGGCGCCCTGATGAAGACATTTTGAAAGCATTGGACATCGCTTTTTACAAAACATTTAAG ACAGTTGAGCCAACTGGAAAGcgtttcttgctggctgttgatGTTAGCGCTTCTATGAACCAAAGAGTTTTGGGTAGTATACTCAATGCAAGTGCAGTTGCTGCAGCAATGTGCATG GTTGTCACACGAACAGAAAAGGATTCTTATGTGGTTGCTTTTTCGGATGAAATGGTACCATATCCAGTCACTGCAGATATGACCTTACAACAGGTTTTAATGGCTATGAATCAG ATCCCAGCAGGTGGGACTGATTGCTCTCTTCCAATGATATGGGCTCAGGAGACAAATACAGCTGCTGATGTCTTCATTGTATTCACTGATAATGAGACCTTTGCTGGAAGTATCCATCCTGCTGTTGCTCTGAAGCAGTATCGGAAG aAAATGGATATTCCAGCTAAATTGATTATTTGTGGAATGACATCAAATGGTTTTACCATTGCAGACCCAGATGATAGAGGCATGTTGGATATGTGTGGTTTTGATACTGGGGCTTTGGATGTAATTCGAAATTTCACATTAGATGTGATTTAA